One segment of Parabacteroides sp. FAFU027 DNA contains the following:
- the fabV gene encoding enoyl-ACP reductase FabV, giving the protein MIIKQRMRGFISLTAHPKGCEQNVLNQIEYVKSKGAINGPKKVLVIGASTGFGLASRITSAFGSDAATIGVFFEKEPQEGKTATPGWYNTAAFQQEAIKAGLYAKSINGDAYSNEIKEKTINLIKADLGQVDMVIYSLAAPVRTNPVTGVTHRSVLKPIGVPYSNKTVDFHTGVISEVSIDPCNEEEIENTVAVMGGEDWGMWIDEMIKADVLAPNALTLAYSYIGPSVTEPIYRRGTIGRAKDHLEATAAAITEKLQAKGGKAYVSVNKALVTQASSAIPVIPLYISILYKIMKEKGIHEGCIEQIQRLYADRLFVNGHIPTDEANRIRIDDWELRDDVQEEVTRLWQDATTESLKHIGDLKGYTKDFKNLFGFGFKEVDYHADVNEMVEIEGLV; this is encoded by the coding sequence ATGATCATTAAACAAAGAATGCGCGGATTCATCAGCCTTACCGCTCACCCGAAAGGTTGTGAACAGAACGTGCTTAACCAAATCGAATATGTAAAATCGAAAGGAGCCATCAACGGTCCGAAGAAAGTTTTGGTAATCGGTGCATCTACGGGCTTCGGTCTCGCATCGAGAATCACCAGCGCTTTCGGTTCAGATGCTGCTACTATCGGGGTATTCTTCGAAAAAGAACCACAGGAAGGTAAAACAGCTACTCCGGGCTGGTATAATACGGCTGCGTTCCAGCAAGAAGCAATCAAAGCCGGACTTTATGCTAAAAGCATCAACGGAGACGCTTACTCAAACGAAATCAAAGAAAAAACCATCAACCTGATTAAAGCTGATCTCGGCCAGGTGGATATGGTGATCTATAGCCTTGCAGCACCGGTGCGTACAAATCCGGTGACAGGCGTTACCCACCGTTCGGTATTGAAACCAATCGGTGTTCCATATTCAAATAAAACCGTTGATTTCCACACCGGCGTCATTTCTGAAGTTTCAATTGACCCTTGCAACGAGGAAGAGATCGAAAACACTGTAGCCGTAATGGGTGGTGAAGATTGGGGAATGTGGATCGACGAAATGATTAAAGCTGATGTTTTGGCTCCTAACGCGCTGACACTGGCTTATTCTTACATTGGTCCTTCAGTTACCGAGCCGATCTACCGCAGAGGTACAATCGGTCGTGCAAAAGACCACCTCGAAGCAACAGCTGCTGCTATTACTGAAAAACTTCAGGCTAAAGGCGGTAAAGCGTATGTTTCGGTAAACAAAGCATTGGTAACCCAGGCAAGCTCTGCAATCCCGGTGATTCCTTTGTACATCTCTATCCTGTACAAAATCATGAAAGAGAAAGGAATCCACGAAGGTTGTATCGAGCAAATCCAGCGCCTGTATGCTGACCGACTTTTCGTAAACGGACATATCCCGACTGACGAAGCGAACCGTATCCGCATTGACGATTGGGAATTACGAGATGATGTACAGGAAGAGGTTACCCGTTTGTGGCAAGATGCGACAACCGAATCACTCAAACACATCGGTGACCTGAAAGGTTACACCAAAGATTTCAAAAACCTATTCGGTTTCGGATTCAAAGAAGTAGATTACCATGCCGATGTAAACGAAATGGTGGAAATCGAAGGATTGGTATAA
- the xseB gene encoding exodeoxyribonuclease VII small subunit, translating into MAKKTTYTEAVKELEDIVRKLQNDEVEIDQLKSLVARSTELLTFCKKTLHETDEEIKKIIDTLE; encoded by the coding sequence ATGGCAAAAAAGACAACATATACCGAAGCGGTAAAAGAACTGGAAGACATCGTCCGCAAGCTGCAAAACGATGAAGTGGAAATCGACCAATTGAAATCATTGGTTGCCCGTTCCACAGAACTGCTGACTTTTTGCAAGAAAACGCTTCACGAAACAGACGAAGAGATCAAGAAAATTATTGATACTCTCGAATAA
- a CDS encoding alkaline phosphatase, with the protein MTNTLKTGMLLVACLFVVNTTDSFAQKVRNIIVMIGDGMGFNQVQAALTVTGNNLNMAKFPYTGIEKTYSANNYITDSAAGGTAIACGVKTNNGMIGVTPDTVPVQSILSVAEKNGLSTGIVVTCNLTHATPATFYAHAGSRNSTQEIASWFPKSGVDVAIGGGINDFEKRTDGRNLSNELKQAGYTVAYSMEEAAKAPVKSPLLTFLAEDHPKKASEGRDYLPEAVELAMKRLSNNKKGFFLMVEGSQIDWGGHANDGNYVVTETVDFDNAVGKVLEFAKRDGHTLVIITADHETGGTAIREGSFKDKTVKIDFTKTYHTGAPVPIFAYGPGAEQFTGWLENTNYKNKIEKLAGLKE; encoded by the coding sequence ATGACAAATACTTTAAAAACAGGAATGCTGTTGGTGGCTTGCCTGTTCGTGGTCAACACGACCGATTCATTTGCCCAAAAAGTAAGAAACATCATCGTCATGATTGGTGACGGTATGGGATTCAATCAGGTACAAGCGGCTTTGACCGTCACCGGAAACAACCTGAACATGGCTAAATTCCCCTATACCGGGATTGAAAAGACTTACTCTGCAAACAATTACATTACCGACTCGGCAGCCGGAGGTACCGCCATCGCTTGCGGCGTTAAAACCAACAACGGGATGATTGGGGTAACACCGGATACTGTTCCGGTACAATCCATCTTGTCTGTTGCGGAAAAGAACGGCCTCTCTACCGGAATTGTTGTCACCTGCAACCTGACTCATGCTACCCCTGCAACCTTTTATGCACATGCCGGAAGCAGAAATTCCACTCAGGAAATAGCGAGCTGGTTTCCCAAATCGGGAGTAGATGTGGCTATCGGCGGAGGAATTAATGATTTTGAAAAGCGCACCGACGGACGCAACCTCTCCAACGAACTGAAACAGGCCGGATACACCGTTGCCTACTCAATGGAAGAGGCCGCTAAAGCTCCGGTGAAAAGCCCCCTGTTAACTTTTTTGGCTGAAGACCATCCGAAGAAAGCGAGCGAAGGCCGCGACTATTTGCCTGAAGCGGTTGAGCTGGCGATGAAAAGACTGAGCAACAACAAGAAAGGATTCTTCCTGATGGTGGAAGGCTCACAAATCGACTGGGGCGGCCACGCAAACGATGGAAACTATGTCGTAACAGAAACCGTTGACTTTGACAATGCGGTTGGGAAAGTCCTTGAATTTGCTAAAAGAGACGGTCATACCTTGGTGATTATCACCGCTGACCATGAGACAGGAGGTACTGCCATTCGTGAAGGCAGCTTCAAGGATAAAACCGTGAAGATTGACTTTACCAAAACCTACCATACCGGAGCGCCTGTTCCTATTTTCGCTTATGGTCCAGGAGCTGAACAATTTACAGGATGGTTGGAAAACACCAATTACAAGAATAAAATCGAAAAACTGGCGGGTTTGAAAGAATAA
- a CDS encoding AIR synthase related protein, with the protein MSDQRYNQRGVSASKEDVHNAIKNIDKGIFPKAFCKIIPDILGGDPEYCNIMHADGAGTKSSLAYLYWKETGDISVWKGIAQDALIMNIDDLLCVGAVDNILVSSTIGRNKLLIPGEVISAIINGTDELLAELRELGVNAYSTGGETADVGDLVRTIIVDSTVTCRMKRSDVIDNANIRPGDVIVGMASYGQATYEKEYNGGMGSNGLTSARHDVFAKYLAEKYPESFDAAVPSELVYSGGLKLTDAIEGLDIDAGKMVLSPTRTYAPVIKKLLDQLRPEIHGMVHCSGGAQTKVLHFVDNVKVTKNNLFPVPPLFRTIQEQSGTDWKEMYKVFNMGHRMEVYIAPEHAQQVIEISKSFGIDAQIVGFVEASEKTELVIESEFGRFEY; encoded by the coding sequence ATGAGCGACCAACGGTACAACCAGCGCGGCGTTTCTGCCTCGAAAGAAGATGTGCATAACGCCATCAAAAACATCGATAAAGGTATTTTCCCAAAAGCATTTTGTAAAATCATCCCTGACATTTTGGGCGGTGATCCCGAATACTGCAACATTATGCATGCTGACGGTGCGGGCACAAAATCTTCATTAGCATACCTTTACTGGAAAGAAACCGGTGACATCTCTGTATGGAAAGGTATCGCTCAGGACGCTTTGATCATGAACATCGACGACCTGCTTTGTGTGGGTGCCGTGGATAACATTCTGGTTTCATCGACCATTGGCCGCAATAAACTATTAATCCCCGGAGAAGTGATCTCTGCTATCATCAACGGTACAGACGAACTGCTTGCCGAACTGCGCGAGTTGGGCGTTAACGCTTACTCTACCGGTGGCGAGACTGCCGATGTAGGTGACCTTGTACGCACCATCATCGTAGACAGTACCGTGACCTGCCGCATGAAACGCAGCGACGTAATCGACAATGCCAACATCCGTCCGGGTGACGTGATCGTGGGGATGGCTTCTTACGGACAGGCGACTTACGAAAAAGAGTACAACGGCGGTATGGGTAGCAACGGTCTTACCTCTGCCCGTCACGACGTATTTGCAAAATATCTGGCTGAAAAATATCCTGAAAGCTTCGACGCTGCCGTGCCTTCAGAGCTGGTTTATTCCGGTGGCCTGAAGTTAACCGACGCTATCGAAGGTCTGGACATTGATGCCGGTAAAATGGTGCTTTCTCCGACCCGTACTTATGCGCCCGTAATTAAGAAACTGCTCGATCAGCTTCGTCCGGAAATACACGGTATGGTACATTGTTCAGGTGGTGCTCAGACCAAAGTGCTTCACTTCGTAGACAACGTGAAAGTGACTAAAAATAACCTCTTCCCGGTTCCTCCATTGTTCCGCACCATTCAGGAGCAATCAGGCACTGACTGGAAGGAGATGTACAAAGTGTTCAACATGGGACACCGCATGGAAGTGTATATCGCTCCGGAACATGCGCAACAGGTTATTGAAATCTCTAAATCTTTCGGTATCGATGCGCAAATCGTCGGTTTCGTAGAAGCTTCAGAGAAAACCGAGCTGGTAATCGAAAGCGAATTCGGACGATTCGAATATTAA